A window of Haliscomenobacter hydrossis DSM 1100 contains these coding sequences:
- a CDS encoding IS5 family transposase → MTGKYQRMTDPQWEVIAKYLPVQRKREINLRDVMDAIRFIVCTGIQWRNLPEYFPKWNAVYYYFQKWTADQTLFRLNAALNELDRINQGKEAKPSLLLVDSQSVKLAPMIGTDRGFDAHKKINGRKRQLLTDSEGRIWDACAHAANLYDADGASLLFDESRMELWWPRLQKFLTDQHYQGTFSVMATDLGIHFEIRGKIGDAKGFEVIPIRWVIERTISWSNFCRRLVKDYERTIQNSVSWTICSNIYRILRRV, encoded by the coding sequence ATGACTGGAAAGTACCAGCGCATGACCGATCCTCAATGGGAAGTTATCGCAAAATACTTACCTGTGCAAAGAAAACGGGAGATAAATCTACGAGACGTAATGGATGCAATCCGGTTTATAGTTTGTACAGGCATTCAATGGCGTAATCTACCCGAATATTTCCCGAAATGGAATGCTGTATACTACTATTTTCAAAAGTGGACAGCAGACCAAACCCTATTTCGCCTCAACGCAGCGTTGAATGAGTTGGATCGGATTAACCAAGGGAAAGAGGCCAAGCCTTCACTTTTGTTAGTTGATAGCCAGAGTGTTAAATTAGCACCTATGATCGGGACTGATCGCGGATTTGATGCGCATAAAAAAATTAACGGCCGCAAACGGCAACTTTTGACTGATTCAGAAGGACGTATTTGGGACGCATGTGCCCATGCTGCGAACCTATATGATGCTGACGGAGCAAGCCTGCTTTTTGACGAAAGCCGAATGGAACTTTGGTGGCCAAGGCTACAAAAGTTTCTCACTGATCAACACTATCAAGGTACTTTTTCGGTCATGGCAACCGATCTGGGCATTCATTTTGAGATCAGAGGTAAGATCGGAGACGCCAAAGGATTCGAGGTCATTCCCATTCGTTGGGTCATCGAAAGAACCATTTCCTGGAGTAATTTTTGCCGCAGATTAGTCAAAGATTATGAGCGAACCATACAAAATTCGGTTAGCTGGACGATTTGCTCCAATATTTACCGAATCTTGAGGAGAGTTTGA
- a CDS encoding nuclease-related domain-containing protein: MAQIYPNKIPIEVLKDPFRKSEINFFKILESLDNNYYVFYSVAYQLKGRYNFVSDGEIDFLIFHPNKGFLVIELKGGKIDYDNLSQMWFSTNRFGDKNQIKNPFEQAKTNHYSLRTKLQQGQLTTNINYRTCYAVIFPDCNMQNENIGFSYANEIFLDKKQIHSNTIQKEFDEIFHYWHPSHLKYFYDETPVVKTFAHLWKFESPLLEHIENVRNQQLELTQQQYLLIDFLNRQRQAKICGCAGSGKTFIAAEKARRLKMEGFNPVFLCWSKSMFGNFVLPSVQTLLKIR, encoded by the coding sequence ATGGCACAAATATATCCAAACAAAATACCAATAGAAGTCTTGAAAGATCCGTTTCGAAAATCGGAAATAAATTTTTTTAAAATATTAGAATCTCTTGATAATAATTATTATGTGTTCTATAGTGTTGCCTATCAATTAAAAGGAAGATATAATTTTGTCTCTGACGGAGAAATTGATTTTTTGATTTTTCACCCCAACAAAGGCTTTTTGGTAATTGAACTAAAAGGCGGAAAAATTGATTATGATAACCTTTCTCAAATGTGGTTTTCTACAAATAGATTTGGAGACAAAAACCAAATAAAAAATCCATTTGAACAAGCAAAAACTAATCATTATTCTTTAAGAACAAAACTACAACAAGGTCAACTTACAACAAATATTAATTATAGAACATGTTATGCTGTAATATTTCCAGACTGCAACATGCAAAATGAGAATATTGGCTTTTCATATGCCAATGAAATATTCTTAGACAAAAAACAGATTCATTCTAATACAATCCAAAAAGAATTCGATGAAATTTTTCATTATTGGCATCCAAGCCATTTGAAGTATTTTTATGATGAAACTCCGGTAGTCAAAACATTTGCCCATTTATGGAAATTCGAATCTCCGCTCTTAGAACATATTGAAAATGTTAGAAATCAGCAATTAGAACTTACGCAACAACAATATCTTCTAATTGATTTCTTAAATAGGCAAAGACAGGCAAAAATTTGTGGCTGTGCAGGAAGTGGAAAAACTTTTATTGCTGCAGAGAAAGCAAGAAGATTAAAAATGGAAGGATTTAATCCTGTATTCTTATGTTGGAGTAAGAGTATGTTCGGAAATTTTGTTTTGCCTAGCGTTCAAACTCTCCTCAAGATTCGGTAA